A genomic stretch from Serratia entomophila includes:
- the glpD gene encoding glycerol-3-phosphate dehydrogenase codes for METKDLIVIGGGINGAGIAADAAGRGLSVLLLEAQDLACATSSASSKLIHGGLRYLEHYEFRLVSEALAEREVLLKLAPHIAFPMRFRLPHQPHLRPAWMIRIGLFLYDHLGKRTSLPGSKGLRFGPESVLKPELKRGFEYSDCWVDDARLVVLNAQEVEKRGGEVRTRTKVTRAWRENGLWMVEAVDVDSGKTFTWRAKGLVNATGPWVKHFFDDGLKLKSPYGIRLIKGSHIVVPRVHDQPQSYILQNEDHRIVFVIPWNDEFSIIGTTDVEYHGDPKDVKIDENEINYLLKVYNDHFKKQLGRDDIVWTYSGVRPLCDDESDSPQAVTRDYTLDVHDEQGKAPLLSVFGGKLTTYRKLAEHAMEKLAHYYPGCGPAWTKNGTLPGGDIGGDRDSYAAKLRREHGWLPESLARRYARTYGSHSELILAGANALSDLGEEFGHGLYEAELRYLIDKEWVVELDDAIWRRTKLGMWLDDAQQARVKTWLAEHAKAKTLSLAS; via the coding sequence GTGGAAACCAAAGACTTGATCGTTATCGGTGGCGGCATCAACGGTGCCGGCATCGCGGCGGATGCTGCCGGGCGCGGGCTGTCGGTACTGCTACTGGAAGCGCAAGACTTGGCCTGTGCTACGTCTTCCGCCAGTTCCAAACTGATCCACGGCGGCCTGCGCTACCTGGAACACTACGAATTCCGTCTGGTGAGCGAAGCGCTGGCCGAACGCGAAGTGCTGCTGAAGCTGGCGCCGCATATCGCGTTCCCGATGCGTTTCCGCCTGCCGCACCAGCCGCACCTGCGCCCGGCCTGGATGATCCGCATCGGCCTGTTCCTGTACGATCACCTGGGCAAACGCACCAGCCTGCCGGGCAGCAAGGGTTTGCGCTTTGGACCAGAATCGGTGCTGAAACCTGAACTGAAGCGCGGTTTCGAATATTCCGACTGCTGGGTCGACGATGCGCGCCTGGTGGTGCTGAACGCGCAGGAAGTGGAAAAACGCGGCGGCGAAGTGCGCACCCGCACCAAAGTGACCCGCGCATGGCGTGAAAATGGCCTGTGGATGGTGGAAGCGGTCGACGTCGACAGCGGCAAAACCTTTACCTGGCGCGCCAAGGGCCTGGTCAACGCCACCGGTCCGTGGGTGAAACACTTCTTCGACGACGGCCTGAAGCTGAAATCGCCTTACGGCATCCGCCTGATCAAGGGCAGCCATATCGTGGTGCCGCGCGTGCACGATCAGCCGCAGTCCTACATTCTGCAGAACGAAGACCACCGCATCGTGTTCGTGATCCCGTGGAACGACGAGTTCTCCATCATCGGCACCACCGACGTGGAATACCACGGCGATCCGAAAGACGTGAAGATCGACGAGAACGAAATCAACTACCTGCTGAAAGTGTACAACGATCACTTCAAGAAGCAGCTGGGCCGTGACGACATCGTCTGGACTTACTCCGGCGTGCGCCCGCTGTGCGACGACGAGTCCGACTCGCCGCAGGCGGTCACCCGCGACTATACGCTGGACGTGCACGACGAGCAGGGCAAAGCGCCGCTGCTGTCGGTGTTCGGCGGCAAGCTGACCACCTACCGCAAGCTGGCGGAGCATGCGATGGAAAAACTGGCGCACTACTACCCAGGCTGCGGCCCGGCGTGGACCAAAAACGGCACGCTGCCCGGTGGCGACATCGGTGGCGACCGCGACAGCTACGCCGCCAAGCTGCGCCGCGAGCACGGCTGGTTGCCGGAATCCCTGGCGCGCCGCTATGCCCGTACCTACGGCAGCCACAGCGAGCTGATCCTGGCCGGCGCCAACGCCCTCAGCGATTTGGGTGAAGAGTTCGGCCACGGCCTGTACGAAGCCGAACTGCGCTACCTGATCGACAAAGAGTGGGTGGTGGAGCTGGACGACGCCATCTGGCGCCGCACCAAGCTGGGCATGTGGCTGGACGACGCGCAGCAGGCGCGGGTGAAAACCTGGCTGGCGGAACACGCGAAAGCGAAAACGCTGTCGCTGGCTTCCTGA
- a CDS encoding DeoR/GlpR family transcriptional regulator yields MKQTQRHDAIIELVRLQGYVSTEELVEHFDVSPQTIRRDLNDLADQNKIQRHHGGAALPSSSVNAAYNDRKVMWSEEKARIAQRVASQIPDGATLFIDIGTTPEAVAHALMNHKNLRVVTNNLNVATLLTAKEDFRLILAGGEVRTRDGGIMGEATLDFISQFRLDYGILGISGIDMDGSLLEFDYHEVRTKRAIIENSRCVMLVTDHSKFGRNAMVNLGNMNLIDYLFTDQLPPPSVMKIIEQYDVQLELC; encoded by the coding sequence GTGAAGCAAACACAGCGTCATGACGCAATTATCGAGCTGGTGCGCCTGCAGGGATACGTCAGTACGGAAGAGCTGGTGGAGCATTTTGACGTCAGCCCGCAGACGATCCGCCGCGACTTGAACGACCTGGCCGATCAGAACAAGATCCAGCGCCATCACGGCGGCGCCGCGCTGCCGTCCAGCTCGGTCAACGCCGCCTATAACGACCGCAAGGTGATGTGGTCGGAAGAGAAGGCCCGCATCGCCCAGCGCGTCGCCAGCCAGATCCCGGACGGCGCCACGCTGTTTATCGATATCGGCACCACGCCGGAAGCGGTGGCCCACGCGCTGATGAACCACAAGAACCTGCGCGTGGTGACCAACAACCTCAACGTCGCCACCCTGCTCACCGCCAAAGAGGACTTCCGCCTGATCCTGGCCGGCGGCGAAGTGCGCACCCGCGACGGCGGCATCATGGGCGAAGCCACGCTGGACTTTATCTCCCAGTTTCGGCTGGATTACGGCATTCTCGGCATCAGCGGCATCGATATGGACGGCTCGCTGCTCGAATTCGACTATCACGAAGTGCGCACCAAACGCGCAATTATCGAAAATTCCCGCTGCGTGATGCTGGTCACCGACCACTCCAAATTCGGCCGCAATGCGATGGTCAACCTGGGCAACATGAACCTGATCGATTATCTGTTCACCGATCAGCTGCCGCCGCCCAGCGTGATGAAAATCATCGAGCAGTACGACGTGCAGCTGGAGCTGTGCTGA
- the glpG gene encoding rhomboid family intramembrane serine protease GlpG has translation MVRVIAVSNPRLALAFVDYMATQGIRLELRNSGEAAEIWLADDGHLEQVQHELQQFLADPLNRRYQAASWQTGHTDAGLHYQGYSYLHALRSKAGPLTLSVMVLCIAVYILMQLLGDDKVMYWLSWPQDSSQYLQLWRWVSHAFLHFSLLHIVFNLLWWWYLGGPMEKRLGAGKLFVLAVVSAFFSGWAQSLFSGALFGGLSGVVYALMGYAWLSGERAPERGLMLPRGLMVFSVLWLVAGYFDILGMSIANAAHVAGLVLGLLMAFWDTRHRAHNEQ, from the coding sequence ATGGTTAGAGTAATCGCCGTATCCAACCCGCGCCTGGCGCTGGCCTTTGTCGACTATATGGCGACCCAGGGCATCCGGCTCGAGCTGCGCAACAGCGGCGAGGCGGCCGAAATCTGGCTGGCTGACGACGGCCATCTGGAGCAGGTGCAGCATGAGCTGCAGCAGTTCCTGGCCGATCCGCTCAACCGCCGTTATCAGGCCGCCAGCTGGCAGACCGGCCACACCGACGCCGGTCTGCACTATCAGGGCTATTCCTATCTGCATGCCCTGCGCAGCAAGGCCGGGCCGCTGACGCTGAGCGTGATGGTGCTGTGCATTGCGGTGTATATCCTGATGCAGCTGCTGGGCGACGACAAGGTGATGTACTGGCTGTCGTGGCCGCAGGACAGCAGCCAATACCTGCAGCTGTGGCGCTGGGTCAGCCATGCGTTTCTGCACTTCTCGCTGCTGCACATCGTCTTTAACCTGCTGTGGTGGTGGTACCTCGGCGGGCCAATGGAAAAGCGCCTCGGCGCCGGCAAGCTGTTCGTGCTGGCGGTGGTGTCGGCGTTCTTCAGCGGTTGGGCGCAGTCGTTGTTCAGCGGCGCGCTGTTCGGCGGCCTTTCCGGCGTGGTGTATGCGCTGATGGGCTACGCGTGGCTCTCGGGCGAACGGGCGCCGGAGCGCGGCCTGATGCTGCCGCGCGGCCTGATGGTGTTTTCGGTGCTGTGGCTGGTGGCCGGATATTTCGATATTTTAGGAATGTCGATCGCCAACGCGGCACACGTAGCCGGTTTAGTGTTAGGGTTATTGATGGCATTTTGGGACACGCGTCATCGAGCGCACAACGAACAATAA
- the glpE gene encoding thiosulfate sulfurtransferase GlpE, giving the protein MEQFEAINVEQAYTRWKDGSAALVDIRDPQSFEAGHTPGAFHLTNASLQAFMQQNDFERPVMVMCYHGNSSRSAAQYLLHQGFDAVYSIDGGFEAWARQYPQDVETSA; this is encoded by the coding sequence ATGGAACAGTTTGAAGCGATCAACGTCGAGCAGGCGTACACCCGTTGGAAAGACGGCAGCGCCGCGCTGGTCGATATCCGCGATCCGCAGAGTTTTGAAGCCGGGCATACCCCGGGCGCCTTTCACCTCACCAACGCCAGCCTGCAGGCTTTTATGCAGCAGAACGACTTCGAGCGCCCGGTGATGGTGATGTGCTACCACGGCAACAGCAGCCGCAGCGCGGCGCAGTATCTGCTGCATCAGGGGTTCGACGCGGTCTACAGCATCGACGGCGGCTTTGAGGCCTGGGCGCGCCAGTACCCGCAGGACGTTGAAACCTCAGCCTGA